A part of Melittangium boletus DSM 14713 genomic DNA contains:
- a CDS encoding DUF4091 domain-containing protein, with translation MKILACVLGMLSLIVGLPGRVGCAPSVWGLGAMEKVRPQTPLGKGSIVRLFAARNETVSFQVGLHGGDAGWNGVSARLLALNGPVSIQGADILLYREELLSITKPTLPYSEPGQWPDGLVPDVDETFGEKRRAFPFNIPAGESRAVWVDVHVPMDAPPGEYRGAVEVEGEGVRSTVFVSLTVVDWVMPSTPSLRTSFLLWAPSVCQAFTGERDCPPEVQFRLLSSFQKMGLEHRVTLTSRFDPEDVPEPATFDTWWSPFLSGTTPLRLPGARMTSVEYAGPSTPEHLMDFSARASASGWAPLTFYTVGDEPPIFISFDEARARSSLLRQRAPSLHTLLTISSLHALEVERLNDLIDIAVVMVNRLEPSQTAAESGPSSRSEAFLRLPGRELWLYQCCMSHGCGSGAPENLPGQGWPSYMVDVPATKARALEWVSFQRGATGEHYYQVAQMLSTAWTDQYIFSGNGDGTLFYPGKAASIGGTQDVPLPSMRLKLIRMGIQDYEWLKRVSDLGDSAFAQEVARELIPEPWLVPDEGEAFELARVRLIQRALMLSGARVPDSVNAYLREHSGPVALHDLSPVGLGPEP, from the coding sequence ATGAAAATCCTCGCGTGTGTTTTGGGCATGCTGTCGTTGATTGTTGGACTGCCCGGCCGTGTCGGCTGTGCTCCCTCCGTCTGGGGGCTTGGCGCGATGGAGAAGGTCCGGCCTCAGACGCCCTTGGGCAAGGGCTCGATCGTGCGGTTGTTCGCCGCGCGCAACGAAACGGTCTCCTTCCAGGTGGGTTTGCACGGAGGGGACGCGGGATGGAACGGGGTGAGTGCGCGCCTTCTCGCGTTGAATGGCCCCGTCTCCATTCAGGGGGCGGACATCCTCCTCTACCGCGAGGAGTTGCTGTCCATCACCAAGCCCACCTTGCCGTATTCCGAGCCGGGGCAGTGGCCGGACGGCCTGGTGCCGGACGTGGACGAGACCTTCGGGGAGAAGCGTCGGGCCTTTCCCTTCAACATTCCCGCGGGTGAGTCCCGCGCCGTCTGGGTGGATGTGCATGTTCCGATGGACGCGCCCCCAGGGGAGTACCGGGGCGCGGTCGAAGTGGAAGGGGAGGGAGTCCGATCGACCGTCTTCGTGTCCCTCACGGTGGTGGACTGGGTGATGCCGAGCACCCCCTCGCTCCGGACAAGCTTCCTGCTGTGGGCGCCCAGCGTGTGTCAGGCGTTCACCGGCGAGCGGGACTGTCCCCCGGAGGTTCAGTTCCGGTTGTTGTCGTCCTTCCAGAAGATGGGGCTCGAGCACCGCGTCACGCTCACCAGCCGCTTCGATCCCGAGGACGTTCCCGAGCCGGCCACCTTCGACACCTGGTGGTCTCCCTTCCTCTCGGGGACGACGCCGCTGCGTTTGCCGGGAGCGCGGATGACGAGCGTGGAGTACGCGGGGCCCTCCACGCCCGAGCACCTCATGGACTTCTCCGCCCGGGCCTCGGCGAGCGGCTGGGCGCCCTTGACCTTCTACACCGTGGGCGATGAGCCCCCCATCTTCATCTCGTTCGACGAGGCGCGTGCCCGCTCCTCGCTCTTGCGGCAACGGGCTCCGTCGCTGCACACGTTGCTCACCATCTCCTCGCTCCACGCACTGGAGGTGGAGCGGCTGAATGACCTCATCGACATCGCCGTGGTGATGGTCAACCGGCTCGAACCGTCACAAACGGCGGCCGAGAGTGGGCCGTCCTCTCGCTCCGAGGCGTTCCTCCGCTTGCCGGGCCGGGAGTTGTGGCTCTACCAGTGCTGCATGTCCCATGGCTGTGGCTCGGGCGCGCCCGAGAACCTTCCAGGGCAGGGCTGGCCCTCGTACATGGTGGACGTTCCGGCGACGAAGGCGCGGGCCCTGGAGTGGGTGTCCTTCCAGCGGGGCGCGACGGGGGAGCACTACTACCAGGTGGCGCAGATGCTCTCCACGGCATGGACGGACCAGTACATCTTCAGCGGGAACGGGGATGGAACGCTCTTCTACCCAGGGAAGGCCGCGAGCATCGGTGGAACCCAGGACGTGCCGCTGCCTTCCATGCGTCTCAAGCTCATCCGCATGGGCATCCAGGACTACGAGTGGTTGAAGCGGGTGAGCGACCTGGGAGACTCGGCGTTCGCCCAGGAAGTGGCGCGGGAGCTCATCCCCGAGCCCTGGCTCGTGCCCGATGAGGGCGAGGCCTTCGAGCTGGCCCGCGTGCGCCTCATCCAGCGGGCCCTCATGCTCTCGGGCGCCAGGGTTCCGGACTCCGTGAACGCCTACCTGCGGGAGCACTCAGGGCCCGTGGCTCTTCACGACCTCTCGCCGGTGGGGTTGGGGCCGGAGCCCTGA
- a CDS encoding penicillin-binding transpeptidase domain-containing protein yields MLLASCVTVKARPEADPLDEAQAYLRAWAEGDFAVLRRSVDAPPANFEARHQRFRDELRILSSRFEPGRVEREGESAVVTFRALHVLRGLGEWQVDGALRLVLREGRWWVRWSPAVLHPSAREGDHFSLTRTRPRRAALLDGQGRPLTEEGEVITIGVELRRIQKRATVASALQTRLGVDPARLEKVLNAPGVAPGHFVPIIDVRPERYQQVRPALAPVPGIFFRRKSARLVPADGFAAHTLGRVGEVTAELLAQLGPTYQRGDIVGLSGLERAYERQLAGRPSGEVRLTRPSGEVRVLGRFEGAPGMPLRTTLLPRVQSAADLALEGVTQPAALVAVDTRTGAILAVASRPLEEPLNRALTGRYPPGSTFKVVTAEALLAGGMGVETAVSCPAGATVGGKLFRNFEGEAFGTTRLRVVFAHSCNTAFVMGAAGLAADALGAAAHRFGFGVEYGVGLPSPGASFPGPRDDAERAAAAIGQGRVLATPLHMASVAAAASSGKWHAPYLLADLYDGPSASLAAGTRGSLQALMRAVVTEGSGRAASGVAGLAGKTGTAEFGTGTPLPTHAWFIGFRDGIGFAVLVEGGGVGGRVAVPIAAKFAAAL; encoded by the coding sequence TTGCTGCTGGCCTCGTGTGTGACCGTGAAGGCGCGTCCCGAGGCGGACCCGCTCGATGAAGCCCAGGCCTACCTGCGCGCGTGGGCCGAGGGCGACTTCGCGGTGCTGCGGCGCTCGGTGGACGCGCCACCGGCGAATTTCGAGGCGCGGCATCAGCGCTTCCGCGATGAACTGCGCATCCTCTCTTCCCGCTTCGAGCCTGGCCGTGTCGAGCGCGAAGGGGAGAGCGCCGTGGTCACCTTCCGAGCCCTCCACGTGTTGCGCGGGCTGGGCGAATGGCAGGTGGATGGCGCGCTGCGGCTCGTGCTTCGCGAGGGGCGTTGGTGGGTGCGTTGGAGTCCGGCGGTGCTGCACCCCTCGGCACGCGAGGGGGATCACTTCTCCCTCACGAGGACGCGCCCCCGGCGGGCCGCCCTCCTCGACGGACAGGGACGACCCCTCACCGAGGAAGGCGAGGTCATCACCATTGGCGTCGAGCTCCGGCGCATCCAGAAGCGCGCCACCGTCGCCTCGGCGCTCCAGACGCGCTTGGGGGTGGACCCGGCTCGGCTGGAGAAGGTGCTGAACGCGCCGGGTGTGGCGCCCGGGCATTTCGTTCCCATCATCGACGTGCGGCCCGAGCGCTACCAGCAGGTGCGTCCGGCACTCGCGCCCGTGCCCGGCATCTTCTTCCGCCGCAAGAGCGCCCGGCTCGTGCCGGCGGACGGTTTCGCGGCGCACACCCTGGGGCGGGTGGGCGAGGTGACGGCCGAACTGCTCGCGCAGCTGGGTCCGACCTATCAGCGGGGCGACATCGTGGGTCTGTCCGGGTTGGAGCGGGCCTATGAGCGGCAACTCGCGGGACGTCCCTCCGGCGAGGTGCGACTCACGCGCCCGTCTGGCGAGGTGCGCGTGCTCGGCCGCTTCGAGGGAGCGCCGGGCATGCCGCTGCGCACCACGCTGCTTCCGCGGGTGCAGTCCGCCGCGGACCTGGCGCTCGAGGGTGTGACGCAACCGGCGGCGCTCGTCGCGGTGGACACCCGCACGGGTGCCATCCTGGCGGTGGCGAGCCGTCCACTCGAGGAGCCCTTGAATCGGGCCCTCACCGGCCGCTATCCGCCCGGCTCGACCTTCAAGGTCGTCACGGCGGAGGCGCTGCTCGCCGGAGGAATGGGCGTGGAGACCGCCGTATCGTGCCCGGCGGGCGCGACCGTGGGCGGCAAGTTGTTCCGCAACTTCGAGGGGGAGGCATTCGGGACGACCCGCCTTCGCGTGGTCTTCGCCCACTCGTGCAACACCGCCTTCGTGATGGGCGCGGCGGGGCTCGCGGCGGATGCGCTCGGGGCCGCGGCGCATCGCTTCGGCTTCGGTGTGGAGTATGGGGTGGGGCTTCCGTCCCCCGGTGCCTCGTTTCCTGGCCCCCGGGATGACGCCGAGCGGGCGGCGGCCGCCATCGGACAGGGGCGCGTCCTGGCCACGCCGTTGCATATGGCCTCCGTCGCCGCGGCGGCCAGCTCGGGCAAGTGGCACGCGCCCTACCTCCTGGCCGATCTCTATGACGGTCCGAGCGCTTCGCTCGCGGCGGGGACGCGGGGATCCTTGCAGGCGCTGATGCGCGCCGTCGTCACCGAGGGCTCTGGCCGGGCCGCGTCGGGCGTGGCGGGACTCGCGGGCAAGACGGGCACCGCCGAATTCGGGACCGGCACTCCGCTGCCCACGCACGCCTGGTTCATCGGTTTTCGCGACGGCATTGGCTTCGCCGTCCTGGTGGAGGGCGGTGGCGTGGGCGGCCGTGTCGCCGTGCCCATCGCCGCGAAGTTCGCCGCCGCCTTGTGA
- a CDS encoding ABC transporter ATP-binding protein — MSDTNSEPARKLAIEVRDLHKSFGGHPALRGVDLVVPEGTTCVLLGISGSGKSVLMKHIMGLLRPDQGTVLVEGQDVASMDESALNQMRRKQGILFQANALFDSLNVFDNVAFPLRERTRMSEAEIQETVNATLAKVGLSHATTRFPGELSGGMQKRVGFARATILQPRILLYDDPTAGLDPLTTAAVNEIIATSKQQLGATSVVITPDVASAFGMADNLVLMDEGRIVESGPPGVFRESQHPAVKAFLRNWLARKKGPQGSGPNPTGERS, encoded by the coding sequence ATGAGCGACACGAACAGCGAGCCGGCACGCAAGCTGGCCATCGAGGTCCGGGACCTCCACAAGTCCTTTGGCGGCCACCCGGCCCTGCGGGGCGTGGACCTCGTGGTCCCCGAGGGCACCACCTGCGTGCTGCTGGGAATCTCCGGTTCGGGCAAGTCCGTGCTGATGAAGCACATCATGGGCTTGCTGCGGCCGGACCAGGGCACCGTGCTCGTGGAAGGGCAGGACGTGGCGAGCATGGACGAGTCCGCGCTGAACCAGATGCGCCGCAAGCAGGGCATCCTCTTCCAGGCCAACGCCCTCTTCGACTCGCTCAACGTCTTCGACAACGTGGCGTTCCCCCTGCGCGAACGCACGCGGATGTCCGAGGCGGAAATCCAGGAGACGGTGAACGCGACGCTCGCCAAGGTGGGGCTCTCGCACGCCACCACCCGCTTTCCGGGCGAGCTGTCCGGCGGCATGCAGAAGCGCGTGGGCTTCGCGCGCGCCACCATCCTCCAGCCCCGGATCCTCCTCTATGACGACCCCACGGCCGGACTGGATCCGCTCACCACCGCCGCCGTCAACGAGATCATCGCCACCAGCAAGCAGCAGCTCGGAGCGACCTCGGTCGTGATCACCCCGGACGTGGCGTCCGCTTTCGGCATGGCCGACAACCTCGTCCTGATGGACGAGGGGCGCATCGTCGAGTCAGGCCCACCGGGGGTGTTCCGCGAGTCCCAGCACCCCGCCGTGAAGGCCTTCCTCCGCAACTGGCTGGCGCGGAAGAAGGGACCTCAGGGCTCCGGCCCCAACCCCACCGGCGAGAGGTCGTGA
- a CDS encoding MazG nucleotide pyrophosphohydrolase domain-containing protein, protein MITLPEGATMKDYQRYIHELEAMHGWLKVDLVHNCFLMGEEVGELFKAVRRYNKFFDEGQATPTEEARTHLAEELVDVFNYLVAISNRVGVDLEQAFRDKNARNQQRTWS, encoded by the coding sequence ATGATCACACTCCCCGAAGGCGCGACGATGAAGGACTACCAACGCTACATCCATGAGCTCGAGGCGATGCATGGATGGTTGAAGGTGGATCTGGTCCACAACTGCTTCCTCATGGGTGAGGAAGTGGGTGAACTGTTCAAGGCGGTGCGCCGCTACAACAAGTTCTTCGACGAGGGTCAGGCCACTCCGACCGAGGAAGCACGCACCCACCTCGCCGAGGAGCTGGTGGACGTCTTCAACTACCTGGTGGCCATCTCCAACCGGGTGGGTGTGGATCTGGAGCAGGCGTTCCGGGACAAGAACGCCCGCAACCAGCAACGCACGTGGAGCTGA
- a CDS encoding kelch repeat-containing protein: MKMRAGSWSWKRAGFRGLKSPVVLALTALTACSEVHNDGGAGPTQGAKAISNDTSSPVLESPSAQEGLSSGPSVEPGSASSPALESSGLQAEQQWAWTGSSVLPDHKQVMMSPVVVDVNKDGVPDIVFSTFAGSNYSSDGVIRAISGDDGRELWAATDPAARVKAAASIAAGDIDGDGKVEICAIPENGRGILCIENDGTFKFRSAEAAYDYNEWGGPSLADLDGDGTVEILDGNRVYSNTGALKWVGSDGMGGALYTGPISFGADIDQDGTQEVINGRSVYRHDGSLKCANTEIPHGFAGVGNFDEDPAAEIVVAGHGKVSLLDDDCTLLWTRDVHVTGHEQSEAGHGGPPNIADFDGDGQLDVGLSGDWNYTVYGSDGSVKWSYAIQDYSSGKTTSTTFDFEGDGRLEVVLSDETHVRIFDGRTGALRWETRNSSGTTHENPIIVDVDADGSAEIIVAANNHAYPGFNGIRVFRDSQNEWVGTRGIWNQHAYSITNVNDDGTIPAQPVANWLTPGLNTFRSQAPGSRAAVCRVQGTWSPTGSLALPRLHHTSVLLQDGRVLTAGGFNTTAELYNADTGTWTRTGDTLGSHRYHTMTRLLDGRVLIAGGGWCPTTLATSELYYPDAGRWKATGNLVVFRTHHTATLLPNGKVLVTGGEDTEGVALSSVELYDPATGTWSLAGNLSAARRDHSATLLPNGKVLLAGGGDDTRETLGSAEVYDPATGTSTPVGDLDKARRFHSATLLPNGKVLVAGGGDSYQVANSIAAELYDPATKTWTATGNMSTPRRFHSATLLPNGKVLAAGGYHQATGILWGAELYNPATGTWCPAGSLNVDRYGHTATLLNDGRVLATAGVSNTDQASSEVFGLE, from the coding sequence ATGAAGATGAGAGCGGGAAGCTGGAGTTGGAAGCGCGCTGGATTCCGTGGCCTGAAGAGCCCGGTGGTGTTGGCGCTCACGGCGCTGACGGCTTGCAGCGAGGTACACAACGATGGAGGCGCGGGGCCGACCCAAGGGGCCAAGGCCATCTCCAACGATACCTCCTCTCCCGTGCTGGAGTCCCCCAGCGCCCAGGAGGGCCTGTCCTCCGGACCCTCGGTGGAGCCCGGGAGCGCATCATCCCCCGCGCTGGAGTCCTCCGGGCTCCAGGCGGAGCAGCAGTGGGCGTGGACGGGCAGTTCCGTGCTGCCCGATCACAAGCAGGTGATGATGTCGCCCGTGGTCGTGGACGTGAACAAGGATGGCGTCCCGGACATCGTCTTCAGCACCTTCGCGGGCTCCAACTACAGCTCCGACGGGGTCATCCGGGCCATCAGCGGCGATGACGGCCGCGAGTTGTGGGCGGCGACGGACCCGGCGGCCCGGGTGAAGGCGGCGGCCAGCATCGCCGCCGGTGACATCGATGGTGATGGCAAGGTGGAGATCTGCGCCATCCCCGAGAATGGCCGCGGCATCCTCTGCATCGAGAACGACGGCACCTTCAAGTTCCGCTCGGCCGAGGCCGCGTATGACTACAACGAGTGGGGTGGCCCCTCGCTGGCGGACCTGGACGGCGATGGCACCGTCGAAATCCTCGACGGCAACCGCGTCTACAGCAACACCGGTGCGCTCAAGTGGGTGGGCTCCGATGGCATGGGCGGCGCCCTGTACACCGGCCCCATCTCCTTCGGCGCGGACATCGACCAGGACGGCACGCAGGAAGTGATCAACGGCCGCTCCGTCTACCGGCATGACGGCTCGCTCAAGTGCGCCAACACGGAGATTCCTCACGGCTTCGCGGGCGTGGGCAACTTCGACGAGGATCCCGCCGCGGAGATCGTGGTCGCGGGTCACGGCAAGGTGAGCCTGCTCGATGACGACTGCACGCTGCTCTGGACGCGGGATGTCCATGTCACGGGCCACGAGCAGTCCGAGGCGGGCCATGGCGGTCCTCCCAACATCGCGGACTTCGATGGTGACGGCCAGCTGGATGTCGGTCTGTCCGGAGACTGGAACTACACGGTCTATGGCTCCGACGGTTCCGTGAAGTGGTCCTACGCCATCCAGGACTACAGCTCCGGCAAGACGACCTCCACCACCTTCGATTTCGAGGGTGATGGCCGGCTCGAGGTCGTCCTCTCGGATGAAACCCACGTGCGCATCTTCGACGGACGGACCGGTGCGCTGCGCTGGGAGACGCGCAACAGCTCGGGCACCACGCACGAGAACCCCATCATCGTGGACGTGGACGCGGACGGCAGCGCGGAGATCATCGTCGCCGCCAACAACCATGCGTACCCGGGCTTCAACGGCATCCGCGTGTTCCGTGACTCCCAGAACGAGTGGGTGGGCACGCGAGGCATCTGGAACCAGCACGCCTACTCCATCACCAACGTCAACGACGACGGCACCATCCCCGCCCAGCCGGTGGCCAACTGGCTCACGCCGGGTCTCAACACCTTCCGCTCCCAGGCTCCGGGCTCCCGGGCCGCCGTGTGCCGGGTGCAGGGCACCTGGTCACCCACGGGCAGCCTGGCCCTGCCCCGGTTGCACCACACGTCGGTGCTCCTGCAGGACGGCCGCGTGCTGACGGCGGGCGGCTTCAACACCACCGCCGAGCTGTACAACGCGGACACGGGCACCTGGACCCGTACGGGTGACACCCTGGGCTCCCACCGCTACCACACGATGACGCGCCTGCTGGATGGGCGGGTGTTGATCGCCGGCGGTGGGTGGTGCCCGACGACGCTCGCCACCTCCGAGCTGTACTACCCGGACGCGGGCCGTTGGAAGGCGACGGGCAACCTGGTGGTGTTCCGCACCCACCACACCGCCACGCTGCTGCCCAATGGCAAGGTGCTGGTGACGGGTGGCGAGGACACCGAGGGGGTCGCGCTGTCCTCGGTGGAGCTGTATGACCCGGCCACGGGGACCTGGTCGCTCGCGGGGAACCTGAGCGCGGCCCGCCGCGATCACTCGGCCACGTTGCTGCCCAACGGCAAGGTGCTCCTGGCCGGTGGTGGCGATGACACGCGTGAGACGCTGGGCTCGGCGGAGGTGTATGACCCGGCCACGGGGACCTCGACGCCCGTGGGCGACCTGGACAAGGCACGCCGCTTCCACTCGGCCACGTTGCTGCCCAACGGCAAGGTGCTCGTGGCGGGTGGCGGGGACAGCTACCAGGTGGCCAACAGCATCGCGGCGGAGCTGTATGACCCGGCCACCAAGACCTGGACGGCCACGGGCAACATGAGCACGCCGCGCCGCTTCCACTCGGCCACGCTGTTGCCCAATGGCAAGGTGCTGGCGGCGGGTGGTTACCACCAGGCCACCGGCATCCTCTGGGGCGCGGAGTTGTACAACCCGGCCACGGGCACCTGGTGCCCGGCGGGCAGCCTGAACGTGGACCGGTACGGCCACACGGCCACGTTGCTCAATGACGGCCGGGTCCTGGCGACCGCGGGTGTCAGCAACACCGATCAGGCCTCCTCCGAGGTGTTCGGCCTGGAGTGA